A region of Diospyros lotus cultivar Yz01 chromosome 3, ASM1463336v1, whole genome shotgun sequence DNA encodes the following proteins:
- the LOC127797820 gene encoding uncharacterized protein LOC127797820 — protein MKDQAPVANDAASAQEDGLAYCCWWRSAAKFEECARLKSELVPQSLSKLTPTLKLLREMERLALVAPAGLDELRHKLFTYRSGDFWVPTGGIGKEAMDIPAVSTILLAGFHDAGKSSLVNLMYSVFGRSGLIPFPQATCGSGFDPKSWFMEEHNVLRSMRSGFCVYDTRGFDYDRVYQCTEELSEWLSEGVRHKQPCFQPGEHESEMASFPSKFARRRVTCVMVVANVSDIHKALKVGDKQPLEATKELFCSPPLKRCNENPILILTHGDKLSTEERIDSRLKICQHLGVSETSGVYDIVCLTEFGFLADESDPITAYALCEAIYRALLISDRSHLPKKNFQDWAFHCLSWLVCLLGVFFSLLGHIFSKLGQKIH, from the exons ATGAAAGATCAAGCGCCGGTGGCCAACGATGCCGCCTCCGCCCAAGAAGATGGTCTCGCTTACTGTTGCTGGTGGCGATCGGCGGCAAAGTTTGAGGAGTGCGCCAGGCTGAAGTCGGAGCTGGTGCCGCAGAGCCTGTCGAAGCTCACGCCCACGCTCAAGCTCCTCAGAGAAATGGAGAGGCTGGCCCTGGTTGCTCCGGCCGGCCTTGACGAGCTCCGCCACAAGCTCTTCACCTACCGTTCCGGCGACTTCTGGGTGCCCACGGGCGGCATCGGCAAGGAAGCCATGGATATCCCGGCTGTCAGCACCATTCTACTGGCGGGCTTCCACGACGCCGGCAAGAGCTCCCTCGTCAACCTCATGTACAGCGTTTTCGGCCGCTCCGGCCTCATTCCCTTCCCCCAAGCCACTTGCG GAAGCGGGTTTGATCCCAAAAGCTGGTTCATGGAGGAACACAACGTGTTGAGATCGATGAGAAGCGGGTTCTGCGTGTACGATACAAGAGGCTTCGACTACGATCGCGTGTACCAGTGCACCGAAGAGCTCTCGGAATGGCTAAGCGAAGGAGTTCGTCACAAGCAGCCCTGCTTCCAACCAGGCGAGCATGAATCGGAGATGGCTTCCTTCCCCTCCAAGTTCGCCAGGAGAAGAGTGACCTGCGTCATGGTGGTGGCAAACGTTTCAGACATCCATAAAGCTCTGAAAGTCGGCGATAAGCAGCCACTGGAGGCCACCAAAGAGCTCTTCTGCTCTCCCCCTTTGAAGAGATGCA ACGAGAACCCCATCCTGATCTTGACGCATGGCGACAAGTTATCAACGGAGGAAAGGATCGATTCCCGGCTGAAAATCTGCCAGCACCTGGGCGTATCGGAGACCAGTGGAGTGTACGACATTGTTTGCCTGACGGAATTTGGATTCTTGGCGGATGAATCGGATCCTATCACAGCTTATGCACTCTGCGAAGCAATTTACAGGGCTTTACTCATCTCCGACAGAAGCCATCTTCCCAAGAAGAACTTCCAGGATTGGGCTTTCCACTGCCTGTCCTGGCTCGTTTGCTTACTTGGCGTCTTCTTTTCTCTCCTTGGCCATATTTTTTCCAAGCTTGGACAGAAGATTCACTGA
- the LOC127798474 gene encoding uncharacterized protein LOC127798474, with protein MMKSRRSAGYEPIKGSGRRRRRSQVELEVGARGGGGRRRFSWRIKIFPKLRRLIISPKKLFVRLREGYVKFMVTFGNSRVVSSGFGGSTNQSGAARSAAAAAKEYEEKMIIQIYNSLIAAEGHLAVPRHADSALKTIPEIAAA; from the coding sequence ATGATGAAGAGCAGGAGATCAGCTGGGTACGAGCCCATAAAGGGGTCGGGCCGTCGGCGACGGAGGAGCCAGGTGGAGCTGGAAGTCGGAGCCCGGGGCGGCGGCGGCCGAAGGAGGTTCAGCTGGAGGATAAAGATCTTCCCGAAGCTGCGGCGGCTAATCATCTCTCCGAAGAAGTTGTTCGTCAGACTGCGAGAGGGCTACGTGAAGTTCATGGTGACATTCGGCAACTCCAGGGTAGTCAGCAGCGGCTTCGGGGGATCCACCAACCAGTCCGGCGCAGCGAGgtcggcggcggcggcagcgAAGGAATACGAAGAGAAGATGATCATCCAAATCTACAACTCCTTGATCGCCGCCGAGGGGCACTTAGCGGTGCCTCGCCATGCAGATTCAGCCCTAAAAACAATCCCCGAGATTGCGGCCgcttaa
- the LOC127798269 gene encoding cellulose synthase-like protein D5 produces MVKMAASSSSPSSSPVTITVSSSGTGQAVGLTSPIRRFSVSNNPNSPVSNSRLRGSSGGNRRASSGGRYVSMSKDGAEECLAYTVHIPPTPDRRAVSESQSSFIDGRTSTGEHPLGCYIKDTIYTGGFNSLTRAHVIENSVDEPKGVKSELICGMKGCDEKAQDGQCECGFKICQDCYLECIGNGQGYCPGCKEPYKDVSDDEFSEPGPLPRTGKGGVKVEKNFSLVQSFKAPNHDFDHTRWLFETKGTYGYGNAVWPKDGYEIGRGTDRADNPPEFNERRNRPLTRKVGVSAAILSPYRLLMFARLAALACFLTWRISNPNREAMWLWIMSVVCESWFALSWVLDQFPKLCPVNRVTDLSVLKERFEPSALNLRNPKGLSDLPGVDVFVSTADPEKEPPLVTANTVLSILAVDYPVEKLACYVSDDGGSLVTFEALAEAASFARIWVPFCRKHKIEPRNPETYFGLKRDPLKNKVRLDFVRERRRVKREYDEFKVRINALPESIRRRSDAYNAQAELRGKKKMVEVGENSLNPVKVPKATWMSDASHWPGTWSSAEEGHSRGDHEGIIQIMLVPPNPDPIYGTEADGENLINTTDVDTRLPMLVYVSREKRPGFDHNKKAGAMNALVRTSAIMSNGSFILNLDCDHYIYNSLALREGMCFMLDRGGDKICYVQFPQRFEGIDPNDRYANHNTVFFDVSMRALDGLQGPMYVGTGCVFRRIALYGFSPPRATEHRGWFGGRKIKFSLRRRKAAKNGEDDDMILPMKEDQDDGDEFTKALIPHRFGNSTSLIDSIAVAEFGGRLLHELRGRGSQGRPAGSLAVQREPLDASALAEAISVITCFYEEKTEWGKRVGWIYGSVTEDVVTGYRMHNRGWRSVYCVTKPDAFRGTAPINLTDRLNQVLRWATGSVEIFFSRNNALFATRRMKLLQRVAYFNVGMYPFTSIFLLTYCFLPAFSLFSGKFIVQSLNATFLVFLLAITITLSMLAILEIRWSGITLHDWWRNEQFWLIGGTSAHLAAVFQGLLKVIAGVDISFTLTSKSAAPEDGDDEFAELYQFRFTVLMIPPLTIILVNMTAIAVGVFRTLYSPFPQWSKLLGGVFFSFWVLSHLYPFAKGLMGRRGKIPTIVFLWSTLICIIISLLAVYIYPPSGRQDYMTFQFP; encoded by the exons ATGGTTAAAAtggctgcttcttcttcttctccatcttcgTCTCCGGTGACGATAACGGTCTCTTCCTCCGGCACCGGCCAAGCCGTCGGCTTAACAAGCCCGATCCGGCGCTTCTCGGTCTCGAACAATCCGAATTCGCCTGTAAGTAACAGTCGACTGAGGGGTTCAAGCGGCGGCAACCGCCGCGCCTCTAGTGGCGGACGATACGTTTCGATGTCAAAGGACGGCGCGGAGGAGTGCCTCGCGTACACAGTTCACATCCCTCCAACGCCGGACCGCCGCGCCGTGTCGGAGTCACAGAGCAGCTTTATTGATGGCAGGACGAGCACCGGAGAACACcctttggggtgttacattaagGACACTATTTACACGGGCGGATTCAATTCGCTGACTCGCGCCCACGTGATCGAGAACTCCGTGGACGAGCCCAAGGGGGTGAAGTCCGAACTGATTTGTGGAATGAAGGGTTGTGATGAGAAAGCTCAGGACGGTCAGTGTGAGTGTGGGTTCAAAATCTGCCAAGATTGTTACTTGGAGTGCATTGGAAATGGCCAAGGCTATTGTCCCGGTTGCAAAGAGCCTTACAAAGATGTCAGCGACGATGAATTTAGTGAACCCGGTCCGCTGCCAAGAACAGGAAAAGGAGGGGTCAAAGTGGAGAAGAACTTTTCTCTGGTTCAATCTTTCAAGGCCCCAAATCATGATTTTGACCATACCCGGTGGCTTTTTGAGACCAAGGGCACGTATGGTTATGGGAATGCAGTGTGGCCCAAAGATGGATACGAAATCGGGCGAGGGACTGACCGGGCTGACAACCCTCCAGAATTCAATGAGAGAAGAAACAGACCATTGACCAGGAAGGTTGGGGTCTCTGCTGCAATTCTTAGTCCTTACAG ATTGCTCATGTTTGCTCGTCTTGCTGCGCTTGCTTGCTTTCTGACATGGAGAATTTCAAATCCTAATCGTGAAGCAATGTGGCTGTGGATTATGTCTGTGGTTTGTGAGTCCTGGTTTGCACTGTCATGGGTTCTAGATCAGTTCCCAAAGCTTTGCCCTGTGAACAGAGTAACCGACCTCTCTGTTCTGAAAGAGCGTTTCGAACCATCTGCCCTAAATCTTCGCAACCCCAAAGGACTCTCTGATCTCCCGGGAGTTGATGTGTTTGTTTCAACAGCTGATCCAGAAAAGGAGCCGCCTCTTGTGACAGCCAACACTGTTCTTTCAATCCTTGCGGTTGATTATCCTGTGGAGAAACTGGCCTGTTATGTATCAGATGATGGAGGGTCTCTCGTGACATTTGAAGCCCTCGCCGAGGCAGCAAGCTTTGCAAGGATTTGGGTTcctttctgtagaaaacacaaGATAGAACCCAGAAATCCAGAGACTTACTTTGGGCTGAAGCGTGATCCTCTCAAGAACAAAGTGCGCCTTGATTTTGTAAGGGAGAGGAGGCGAGTGAAGAGAGAATACGATGAATTCAAGGTGAGGATAAATGCATTGCCTGAGTCAATAAGACGAAGATCAGACGCGTATAATGCCCAAGCTGAACTAagggggaagaagaaaatggtggAGGTGGGGGAAAATTCTCTTAATCCTGTTAAGGTCCCAAAGGCTACTTGGATGTCTGATGCATCTCATTGGCCCGGAACTTGGTCATCAGCTGAAGAAGGCCATTCTAGAGGAGACCATGAGGGAATAATCCAg ATCATGCTAGTTCCCCCGAATCCAGATCCCATTTATGGGACAGAAGCCGATGGGGAGAACTTGATCAACACAACTGATGTTGACACAAGATTGCCAATGCTGGTTTACGTGTCTCGTGAGAAGCGGCCTGGTTTTGATCACAACAAGAAAGCTGGAGCCATGAATGCGCTTGTCCGAACCAGTGCAATCATGTCAAATGGCTCGTTCATTCTCAATCTTGACTGTGATCACTATATCTATAATTCCTTGGCTCTGAGGGAAGGAATGTGTTTCATGCTTGATCGGGGCGGTGACAAGATCTGTTATGTCCAGTTCCCGCAGAGGTTTGAGGGGATTGATCCAAATGATCGGTATGCAAACCACAACACTGTGTTCTTTGATGTGAGCATGAGAGCCCTTGATGGATTGCAGGGTCCAATGTATGTTGGGACAGGCTGCGTTTTCAGGAGGATTGCTCTCTATGGGTTTAGTCCTCCCAGAGCCACGGAACATAGAGGGTGGTTTGGTGGAAGAAAGATCAAATTTTCATTGAGAAGGCGCAAGGCGGCGAAGAATGGAGAGGATGATGACATGATTTTGCCAATGAAAGAGGACCAAGATGATGGCGATGAGTTCACCAAAGCCCTGATTCCCCATCGCTTTGGAAACTCTACTTCTCTTATTGATTCTATTGCAGTAGCTGAATTTGGGGGAAGGCTGCTCCATGAGCTGAGGGGAAGAGGTAGCCAGGGCAGGCCAGCCGGTTCTCTTGCCGTGCAGCGCGAGCCCTTGGATGCCTCGGCTCTAGCAGAAGCAATCAGTGTCATTACTTGCTTCTACGAGGAAAAAACCGAGTGGGGCAAAAGGGTGGGATGGATTTACGGTTCTGTGACAGAGGATGTCGTGACCGGTTACCGGATGCACAACAGAGGATGGAGATCAGTCTACTGTGTCACAAAGCCAGATGCTTTCCGGGGCACAGCTCCAATAAATCTGACAGACAGGCTCAATCAAGTCCTGAGATGGGCGACTGGATCGGTTGAGATCTTCTTCTCCAGGAACAATGCCCTGTTTGCAACTCGACGGATGAAGCTCTTACAGAGGGTTGCATACTTCAATGTTGGAATGTACCCTTTCACCTCAATCTTCCTCCTCACCTACTGCTTCCTGCCTGCCTTTTCCCTCTTCTCGGGAAAGTTCATAGTCCAATCCCTCAATGCAACATTCCTAGTGTTCTTGCTGGCCATCACAATTACCCTGTCAATGCTGGCAATCCTGGAGATTAGATGGTCTGGAATCACCCTCCACGACTGGTGGCGCAACGAGCAGTTTTGGCTGATCGGTGGCACCAGCGCGCATCTCGCAGCCGTGTTCCAAGGACTACTGAAGGTCATAGCAGGAGTCGACATCTCATTCACACTGACCTCTAAATCCGCGGCTCCTGAGGATGGGGATGACGAGTTTGCAGAGCTGTACCAGTTCAGATTCACGGTGCTAATGATCCCACCTTTAACCATCATCTTAGTGAACATGACAGCCATCGCGGTGGGCGTGTTCAGGACATTGTACAGCCCCTTCCCGCAGTGGAGCAAGCTGCTGGGAGGAGTGTTCTTCAGCTTCTGGGTGCTGTCTCATCTGTACCCATTTGCAAAGGGGCTGATGGGGAGGAGGGGGAAGATCCCCACCATAGTGTTCCTGTGGTCTACATTGATCTGCATCATAATCTCTCTGCTTGCAGTGTACATATACCCTCCATCCGGAAGGCAGGATTACATGACCTTTCAGTTCCCTTGA
- the LOC127797527 gene encoding protein FAR1-RELATED SEQUENCE 11-like, translating into MMSELTSVVKETSENGTDLSPDDIGTIEEMPEDTILSQQTSVNLVPFIGQRFISQEAAYEFYCSFAKQCGFSIRRHRTRGKDGVGRGITRRDFTCHRGGYPQLKPLEDGKLQRNRKSSRCGCQAYMRIVKRADFDVPEWRITGFSNVHNHELLKSTEVQLLPAYCTMSADDKARICMFAKAGMSVRQMLRLLELEKGVKLGCLPFTELDVRNLLQSFRNVDRDSDPIDLLKMCKEKKDNDPNFKYNFKIDANNRLDHIAWSYSSSVQLYEAFGDTMVFDTTHRLDAYDMLLGIWIGVDNHGMQCFFGCVLLRDENVQSFSWSLKTFLGFMNGKAPETILTDQNVWLKEAVAVEMPRTKHAFCIWHIISKFSDWFSVLLGPQYDKWKAEFHRLYNLHSVEDFEVGWREMVDAYGLHGNKHIASLYALRTFWALPYLRCYFFAGMTSSFQSESINSYIQRFLSTQSVLDNFVDQLAAVVVAKDMGTKHKMQRKIQKVSLKTGSPIESHAATVLTPYAFCKLQEELVLAPQYASLAVEESYFAVRHHTEIDGGCKVIWVPHDEFISCSCRQFEFSGILCRHVLRVLSTNNCFHIPDRYLPIRWRDVVSPMAKPAQVPTTSGEHAVKVQFLQSVVSTLVAESIETEDRLDFACDQIVQVLSRIKEFPGPSHVADDIAYNSPNDSLILTEVEDSDGIVQSFTAGKPHDSLTLGKLKERRSRDPADLYRKRRHCAVTCCGHFGHDATDCPIIGGDDLNGDGLGFL; encoded by the exons ATGATGTCTGAATTAACTAGTGTGGTGAAAGAAACTTCTGAAAATGGCACGGATTTGTCTCCAGATGATATTGGTACTATTGAGGAAATGCCCGAGGACACAATTTTGTCACAACAAACCTCTGTGAACCTTGTCCCTTTTATTGGCCAGAGATTTATTTCGCAAGAGGCTGCCTATGAATTTTATTGTAGTTTTGCAAAGCAGTGTGGCTTTTCAATTAGACGCCATCGCACTAGAGGGAAAGATGGTGTAGGTAGAGGTATCACTAGAAGGGATTTTACATGCCATCGTGGTGGCTATCCACAGCTAAAACCTTTGGAGGATGGAAAGCTGCAGAGGAACCGGAAATCATCACGCTGTGGATGTCAGGCATACATGCGAATTGTTAAGCGAGCAGATTTTGATGTCCCTGAATGGCGCATCACTGGTTTTAGCAATGTTCACAACCATGAGCTTTTGAAGTCAACTGAAGTGCAACTACTTCCTGCTTATTGCACCATGTCTGCAGATGATAAAGCTCGGATTTGCATGTTTGCAAAAGCAGGGATGTCAGTGCGACAAATGCTAAGATTATTGGAGTTAGAGAAGGGTGTTAAGTTAGGTTGCTTACCATTCACGGAATTAGATGTCAGAAACCTTCTACAATCTTTTAGAAATGTGGACAGAGATAGTGATCCTATTGACCTTCTAAAAATGTGCAAGGAGAAGAAGGATAATGACCCCAACTTCAAATATAACTTCAAGATTGATGCCAACAACAGGTTGGATCATATTGCCTGGTCATATTCCTCGTCAGTTCAATTGTATGAAGCTTTTGGAGATACCATGGTATTTGACACGACTCACCGTTTGGATGCCTATGACATGCTTCTAGGAATTTGGATTGGAGTGGATAATCATGGAATGCAATGTTTCTTTGGTTGTGTGCTTCTAAGGGATGAAAATGTGCAATCTTTTTCATGGTCATTAAAG ACATTCTTAGGGTTCATGAATGGTAAGGCTCCAGAAACAATTCTCACTGACCAAAATGTGTGGCTGAAAGAAGCAGTTGCCGTTGAAATGCCTCGAACCAAGCATGCCTTTTGTATTTGGCATATCATTTCAAAGTTTTCAGATTGGTTTTCTGTACTTCTTGGGCCTCAATATGACAAATGGAAGGCTGAGTTCCATCGGCTCTATAATTTGCACTCAGTGGAGGACTTTGAAGTTGGATGGAGGGAGATGGTCGATGCTTATGGACTACATGGAAATAAGCACATTGCTAGCTTATATGCCTTGCGAACATTTTGGGCTCTACCTTATCTGAGATGTTACTTCTTTGCGGGGATGACAAGTTCATTTCAATCAGAGtcaataaattcttacatccaACGGTTTTTAAGTACACAGTCTGTATTAGATAACTTTGTGGACCAG CTGGCTGCTGTTGTGGTTGCTAAGGATATGGGAACAAAGCACAAGATGCAGAGGAAGATCCAGAAGGTGTCCCTGAAAACAGGTTCGCCAATTGAGTCTCATGCTGCCACCGTTTTGACACCATATGCCTTTTGCAAGCTACAGGAGGAGCTTGTTTTGGCACCACAATATGCATCACTGGCAGTGGAAGAAAGTTACTTTGCTGTGAGACACCATACAGAGATAGACGGGGGTTGCAAAGTAATTTGGGTCCCACATGATGAGTTCATTAGCTGTAGTTGCCGTCAGTTTGAGTTCTCAGGAATCTTATGTAGGCATGTTCTTCGTGTTCTATCAACAAACAACTGTTTCCATATTCCGGACCGGTATCTTCCCATCCGTTGGCGAGATGTTGTCTCACCAATGGCAAAGCCTGCCCAGGTGCCCACCACTTCAGGAGAGCATGCTGTGAAAGTGCAGTTTTTGCAGTCAGTTGTTTCAACACTAGTTGCAGAATCAATTGAGACAGAGGATCGCCTTGATTTTGCCTGTGATCAAATTGTACAGGTGTTGTCTCGTATCAAGGAATTCCCTGGACCATCACATGTTGCTGATGATATTGCCTATAACAGCCCAAATGACTCATTGATTCTTACAGAGGTCGAAGATTCGGATGGTATTGTTCAAAGTTTCACTGCTGGGAAGCCTCATGATTCTTTGACTTTAGGAAAGTTGAAAGAGAGAAGGTCAAGAGATCCGGCAGATTTGTACAGGAAACGAAGGCACTGCGCTGTGACTTGCTGTGGGCATTTTGGACATGATGCAACTGATTGTCCAATTATTGGAGGTGATGATTTAAATGGTGACGGGCTAGGATTTTTGTAG